Proteins co-encoded in one Methanobrevibacter gottschalkii DSM 11977 genomic window:
- the glyA gene encoding serine hydroxymethyltransferase, with protein MTNYHDEILNFEKIAKEHTEYMRNSVNLIASENVTSVEVTEALATDFAHRYAEGQAFERFYEGCQYVDLIEDRTKKLSCKVYDCDYANVQPVSGVTANLAAFFGFSNPGEKVMALEVPSGGHISHADVSAAGIRGLKTVFHPLDKDIMNIDIDAMNKKIIEEKPKIILFGGSLFLFPHPIKEAREAADEVGAKIMYDGAHVLGLIAGGQFQQPLKEGADLMMGSTHKTFPGPQGGIILSHEENAEIIDNAVFPGVVSNHHLHHLLGLGIATAEMLEFGEDYAKQIIKNAQALGQAMYERGFDVLCEEQGFTQSHQIAVNLTNIRSASDIARELADNNVILNKNLLPGDNRDNSDDPSGIRIGTQEITRRGLKEKEMDEVAEFIKRVAVDKENIADEVAEFMNQYTKLDYAFSDRDAYQYHRL; from the coding sequence ATGACTAATTATCATGATGAAATTTTAAATTTTGAAAAAATTGCAAAAGAACATACTGAATACATGAGAAATAGTGTAAATCTCATTGCTTCTGAAAACGTTACTAGTGTGGAAGTAACTGAAGCATTAGCTACTGATTTTGCTCACAGATATGCTGAAGGACAAGCTTTTGAAAGATTTTATGAAGGATGCCAGTACGTAGATTTAATTGAAGACAGAACCAAAAAACTTTCATGTAAAGTATATGACTGTGATTATGCTAATGTTCAACCTGTTTCTGGTGTAACTGCAAATCTTGCAGCATTTTTTGGATTTTCAAATCCTGGTGAAAAAGTTATGGCTTTAGAAGTACCGTCTGGAGGCCATATCTCTCATGCAGATGTAAGTGCTGCGGGTATTCGTGGATTAAAAACTGTATTCCACCCATTAGATAAAGATATCATGAATATTGATATTGATGCAATGAACAAAAAAATCATTGAAGAGAAACCAAAAATTATTTTATTCGGTGGAAGTTTATTCTTGTTCCCTCATCCAATTAAAGAGGCACGTGAAGCTGCTGATGAAGTTGGAGCAAAAATCATGTATGATGGAGCTCATGTATTAGGCTTAATTGCAGGAGGGCAATTCCAACAACCTCTTAAAGAAGGAGCTGATTTAATGATGGGAAGTACTCACAAAACATTCCCTGGTCCTCAAGGAGGAATTATTCTCTCACATGAAGAAAATGCAGAAATTATTGATAATGCAGTTTTCCCTGGTGTAGTAAGCAACCACCATTTACACCACTTACTTGGTTTAGGTATTGCTACTGCTGAAATGTTGGAATTTGGTGAAGATTATGCAAAACAAATCATCAAAAATGCTCAAGCATTAGGTCAAGCAATGTATGAAAGAGGATTTGATGTATTATGTGAAGAACAAGGGTTCACCCAATCCCATCAAATTGCAGTAAATTTAACTAATATTAGATCAGCATCTGATATTGCACGTGAATTAGCTGATAATAATGTTATCTTAAACAAAAATCTTTTACCTGGAGATAATAGGGATAATTCTGATGATCCATCTGGTATCAGGATAGGTACTCAAGAAATTACTAGGAGGGGATTAAAAGAAAAAGAAATGGATGAAGTTGCTGAGTTTATAAAACGTGTTGCTGTTGATAAAGAAAATATTGCTGATGAAGTAGCTGAATTCATGAATCAATACACTAAACTCGACTATGCATTCTCTGATAGAGATGCTTACCAATATCACAGATTATAG
- a CDS encoding AEC family transporter: MDAIAITIFSIIIMIGLGYFLKRIDFLSKKDMDPFNKIVMYILMPCMIFHAIYNADLSSLPKLSLLPFVILASSIVTGVISYFILKRLNLDDKQVWSVLVTVMIANTAFMGYPVTLGIYGQTGFLRAIFCDIATLSMFLLLSFVLILRFGGTVKTAIRKIAIFPPLWAVILGLIFNLLNIPIGDVCEYTVNYLGQGAIPLIMITLGLSIDFSALARSKSMIIFTSIMKLAFFPLVAFLLATKLGLVDLQYNVSIIEAAMPSGMMSLLLAITYKLDYELTSDCILINTVISLITLPVIISLL, translated from the coding sequence ATGGATGCTATAGCTATTACTATTTTTTCAATTATAATAATGATTGGATTAGGTTATTTTCTTAAAAGAATTGATTTTTTATCTAAGAAAGATATGGATCCATTTAATAAAATAGTAATGTATATTTTAATGCCATGTATGATATTTCATGCAATTTACAATGCAGATTTATCATCACTTCCAAAATTAAGCCTATTGCCTTTTGTTATTTTGGCTTCATCAATTGTCACAGGAGTTATCTCATATTTTATTTTAAAAAGATTAAATCTTGATGATAAACAGGTATGGAGTGTATTAGTTACTGTAATGATTGCTAATACTGCTTTTATGGGTTATCCAGTTACTTTAGGAATTTATGGTCAAACTGGGTTTTTAAGAGCAATATTTTGTGATATTGCAACATTATCCATGTTTTTATTATTGTCTTTTGTTTTAATTTTAAGATTCGGAGGAACAGTTAAGACAGCTATTAGGAAAATTGCTATTTTTCCACCATTATGGGCAGTTATTTTAGGTTTGATTTTCAATTTATTGAATATTCCAATTGGTGATGTTTGTGAATATACTGTTAATTATTTAGGTCAGGGTGCTATTCCTTTAATCATGATTACTTTAGGTTTATCTATTGATTTTTCAGCATTAGCTAGAAGTAAATCCATGATTATTTTTACTTCAATTATGAAGTTAGCGTTTTTCCCATTAGTTGCATTTTTACTTGCAACAAAATTAGGACTAGTTGATTTACAGTATAATGTTTCAATTATTGAAGCGGCAATGCCTTCTGGAATGATGTCATTATTGCTTGCGATTACATATAAATTAGATTATGAATTGACGTCAGATTGTATACTGATCAATACTGTAATCTCTTTGATTACACTACCGGTTATCATATCATTATTATAG
- a CDS encoding CoB--CoM heterodisulfide reductase iron-sulfur subunit A family protein, which produces MAEEKRDNNEELRIGVYVCHCGVNVGGVVDCPNVAEYAKTLPNVVHSTDYKYMCSDPGQAMIQEDIKEKNLNRVVVAACSPRLHEPTFRRCVEEAGLNKFLFEFANLREQDSWVHMNEPEAATEKAKDLVRMAVAKARLLEPLEATKVAVDNKALVIGGGVCGIQTALDLGDMGFKTYMVERNPTIGGRMGQLDKTFPTLDCSMCILAPKMVDCAKHENIELISYAEVKEVDGYIGNFTVKVEKKARYVDEDLCTGCGACVEACPIEIPNYYDEGVGMVKAAYIPFPQAVPLCATIDKDYCIECMLCTQACGPDAIDHNQEATEIELEVGTIVAAIGYDPFDPSGIYQYGYGRYTNVITAMEIERMINASGPTGGHVIKPSDGIEPKRVAFIHCVGSRDETIGKPYCSRVCCMYSMKNAQLCIDHEPDTEVTCYYMDIRAFGKGYEEFYKTSQEKYGIEFIRGKPAQIFENDDLTLTIRAEDTLLGKVTEYTYDLVVLSVGLEHAEGSDELRQTLGVSKSADGFYMEAHPKLRPVDTLTDGVYIAGVAQGPKDIPDSVAQGSAAASRAAIPMAQGEVEIEPIIASNDEAICGACQVCVELCPYGAIAIATGVGGKEFAQINSALCKGCGTCVGACPSGAMNQQHFKTEQIMAQISAALEDIGK; this is translated from the coding sequence ATGGCAGAAGAAAAAAGAGATAATAATGAAGAATTAAGGATTGGTGTTTACGTCTGTCACTGTGGTGTAAACGTTGGTGGAGTTGTAGACTGTCCTAATGTTGCAGAATACGCTAAAACATTACCAAATGTAGTTCATTCAACTGACTACAAATACATGTGTTCTGACCCAGGTCAAGCTATGATTCAAGAAGACATTAAAGAGAAAAACTTAAACAGAGTTGTTGTTGCAGCATGTTCTCCTCGTCTTCACGAACCTACCTTCCGTAGATGTGTTGAAGAAGCTGGATTAAACAAATTTTTATTTGAATTTGCTAATTTAAGAGAACAAGACTCTTGGGTACACATGAACGAACCTGAAGCAGCTACTGAAAAAGCTAAAGATTTAGTACGTATGGCTGTTGCAAAAGCAAGATTGCTCGAACCATTAGAAGCTACTAAAGTAGCTGTAGATAACAAAGCGTTAGTTATCGGTGGAGGAGTATGTGGTATTCAAACTGCATTAGATTTAGGTGATATGGGATTCAAAACATACATGGTAGAAAGAAACCCAACCATTGGTGGAAGAATGGGACAATTAGATAAAACTTTCCCTACTCTTGACTGTTCAATGTGTATTTTAGCACCTAAAATGGTAGACTGTGCAAAACACGAAAACATAGAATTAATTTCATACGCAGAAGTTAAAGAAGTTGATGGATACATTGGAAACTTTACTGTAAAAGTAGAGAAAAAAGCAAGATACGTAGATGAAGATCTCTGTACCGGATGTGGAGCTTGTGTTGAAGCTTGTCCTATCGAAATACCTAACTACTACGATGAAGGTGTAGGTATGGTAAAAGCTGCATACATCCCATTCCCTCAAGCTGTACCATTATGTGCAACTATTGATAAAGATTACTGTATTGAATGTATGTTATGTACTCAAGCTTGTGGACCTGATGCAATAGATCACAATCAAGAAGCTACTGAAATCGAATTAGAAGTTGGTACTATTGTAGCAGCTATCGGTTACGATCCATTTGATCCATCTGGAATTTACCAATACGGTTACGGTCGTTACACTAACGTAATTACTGCTATGGAAATCGAAAGGATGATTAATGCATCCGGTCCTACTGGTGGACATGTAATCAAACCTTCCGATGGTATTGAACCTAAACGTGTAGCATTTATCCACTGTGTTGGTTCAAGAGATGAAACAATTGGTAAACCTTACTGTTCCAGAGTATGTTGTATGTACTCTATGAAAAATGCTCAATTATGTATTGACCACGAACCTGATACTGAAGTAACTTGTTACTACATGGATATTCGTGCATTCGGTAAAGGATACGAAGAGTTCTACAAAACTTCTCAAGAAAAATATGGAATTGAATTTATCAGAGGTAAACCAGCACAAATCTTCGAAAATGATGATTTAACATTAACTATCAGAGCAGAAGATACTTTACTTGGTAAAGTAACTGAATACACTTATGATTTAGTTGTATTAAGTGTAGGTCTCGAACATGCTGAAGGATCTGATGAACTCAGACAAACATTAGGTGTTTCCAAATCTGCAGATGGATTTTACATGGAAGCTCACCCAAAACTCAGGCCAGTTGACACATTAACTGATGGTGTTTACATTGCTGGTGTAGCACAAGGTCCTAAAGATATTCCTGACTCCGTAGCACAAGGTTCTGCTGCAGCATCAAGAGCAGCAATTCCAATGGCACAAGGAGAAGTAGAAATCGAACCTATTATTGCATCTAACGATGAAGCTATTTGTGGTGCTTGCCAAGTATGTGTTGAATTATGTCCATACGGCGCTATTGCTATCGCAACTGGTGTAGGTGGAAAAGAATTTGCACAAATTAACTCCGCATTATGTAAAGGATGTGGTACTTGTGTAGGTGCATGTCCATCTGGTGCAATGAACCAACAACACTTCAAAACAGAGCAAATTATGGCACAAATCAGTGCTGCTCTTGAAGACATAGGTAAATAG
- the radA gene encoding DNA repair and recombination protein RadA has protein sequence MVELSDLPGVGEKTAEKLRDAGFADMMRLATATAKELSVKAEIGEGVAEKVIEAARRSENIDFETALEVDERRKDVGHITVGSQEFNDLIGGGIETQSITEVFGEFGSGKSQISHELAVTVQLPEELGGLDGECVFVDTENTFRPERIRQIAEGFELDVEEVLGRIHVARAFNSSHQILMVDKINDLIQSGKNVKLVIVDSLMAHFRAEYVGRESLAVRQQKLNQHLHSLQQIANTYNVAVFITNQVQAKPDSFFGSPTKAIGGHVLGHASTYRIWLKKGLAGKRIARLVDSPHLPEGECVFKITSEGIVS, from the coding sequence TTGAATTAAGTGATTTACCAGGTGTTGGAGAAAAAACAGCAGAAAAATTAAGAGATGCAGGATTTGCTGACATGATGAGATTAGCAACTGCTACTGCAAAAGAACTATCCGTAAAAGCAGAAATTGGTGAAGGTGTTGCTGAAAAAGTTATTGAAGCTGCTCGTAGGTCTGAAAATATAGATTTTGAAACTGCATTAGAAGTTGATGAAAGAAGAAAAGATGTTGGTCATATTACTGTAGGTAGCCAAGAATTCAACGATTTAATTGGTGGAGGGATTGAAACTCAATCTATTACTGAAGTATTTGGTGAATTTGGATCTGGTAAAAGTCAAATTTCTCATGAATTAGCTGTAACTGTTCAATTACCTGAAGAATTAGGTGGTCTTGATGGTGAATGTGTATTTGTTGATACTGAAAATACTTTCCGTCCAGAAAGGATTAGACAAATAGCTGAAGGTTTTGAATTAGATGTTGAAGAGGTTTTAGGAAGAATTCATGTTGCTCGTGCATTCAACTCTTCTCACCAAATTTTAATGGTTGATAAAATTAATGATTTAATTCAAAGTGGTAAAAATGTTAAATTAGTCATTGTTGATTCATTAATGGCCCATTTCAGAGCAGAATATGTTGGAAGAGAGTCTTTAGCAGTAAGACAGCAAAAATTAAATCAACATTTACATTCACTTCAACAAATTGCTAATACTTATAATGTTGCTGTATTTATTACTAATCAAGTTCAAGCTAAACCTGATTCATTCTTTGGAAGTCCTACAAAAGCTATTGGTGGTCATGTTTTAGGACATGCTTCTACTTATAGAATTTGGCTTAAAAAAGGATTGGCTGGTAAAAGAATTGCACGTTTAGTTGATTCACCTCACTTGCCTGAAGGTGAATGTGTATTTAAAATTACTAGTGAAGGTATTGTTAGTTAA
- the metK gene encoding methionine adenosyltransferase translates to MNEIFRTFTSESVTQGHPDKIADIVSDAILDAYMAKDKNSHVACETCLTTDFCMVFGEITSAGHLSENEIEDIIRNTIIEIGYDNSDLKFDGHSCEILNKLHEQSADINQGVDRGDDETGAGDQGMMFGFATNETESLMPYPIDLARKLTNKLTELRETGEIPYLRPDGKAQVSVNYDKEGNVVSLDAVVLSTQHDESMSDNQEQLKEDIREKLFKAVIPEELMTENTKEHINPTGKFEIGGPHGDAGLTGRKIIVDTYGGYARHGGGAFSGKDCTKVDRSACYMARYIAKNIVASGLASKCEIQLSYAIGVAEPTSVMVDTFGTGANIGDLTFEKIVRENFKLTPDGIIETLGLRDITYKQTAKYGHFGIDGLPWEKTDKIDELRKYIKN, encoded by the coding sequence ATGAATGAGATATTTAGGACTTTTACATCTGAATCTGTAACTCAGGGACATCCTGATAAAATTGCAGACATTGTTTCTGATGCAATATTGGATGCATATATGGCAAAAGATAAAAATTCCCATGTTGCATGTGAAACCTGTTTAACAACTGATTTTTGTATGGTATTTGGAGAAATAACATCTGCAGGTCATTTATCTGAGAATGAAATTGAAGATATTATAAGGAATACAATTATTGAAATCGGTTATGATAATTCTGATTTAAAATTTGATGGGCATAGTTGTGAGATTTTAAACAAACTTCATGAACAATCTGCAGATATTAATCAGGGAGTTGATCGTGGAGATGATGAAACCGGAGCAGGTGATCAGGGTATGATGTTTGGTTTTGCAACTAATGAAACTGAATCATTAATGCCGTATCCAATTGATCTTGCTCGTAAATTAACTAATAAATTAACAGAACTTAGAGAAACTGGAGAAATTCCATATTTAAGACCTGACGGTAAAGCCCAAGTATCTGTAAATTATGATAAAGAGGGGAATGTTGTTTCACTCGATGCAGTGGTATTGTCAACTCAGCATGATGAATCAATGTCTGATAATCAAGAACAATTAAAAGAGGATATTCGTGAAAAGCTATTTAAAGCAGTTATTCCAGAGGAATTAATGACTGAAAATACTAAAGAACATATCAATCCAACTGGAAAATTTGAAATTGGTGGTCCTCATGGAGATGCAGGATTAACAGGTCGTAAAATCATTGTTGATACTTATGGAGGATATGCTCGTCATGGTGGAGGAGCATTTTCAGGTAAAGACTGCACTAAAGTTGATAGAAGTGCATGTTACATGGCGAGATATATTGCCAAAAATATCGTAGCAAGCGGACTTGCTTCTAAATGTGAAATTCAATTATCTTATGCAATTGGAGTTGCAGAACCAACTTCCGTAATGGTGGATACCTTTGGAACTGGAGCAAATATTGGAGATTTAACTTTTGAGAAAATAGTACGTGAAAACTTCAAATTAACTCCAGATGGAATTATTGAAACATTAGGTTTAAGAGACATTACTTATAAACAAACTGCTAAATATGGCCATTTTGGTATTGATGGTCTTCCATGGGAAAAAACTGATAAAATTGATGAGTTGAGAAAATATATTAAAAATTAA